One Tomitella gaofuii DNA segment encodes these proteins:
- a CDS encoding TIM-barrel domain-containing protein: MEPIGRRGFLGYALAAAGAAGGAGALSGVGAGSAAAGGVPDGTGAGERIGRSVRVQVVSPTCVRLECAPDGRFEDRATMLGAHRVHDGAAYERADAPGRVTLDTGRIRLHIDPAAKTLDDATLRAQVLRGDAWADVHPRWGRPGYTAPLSGLGMAGYLGGGVPKTDGAPATQGNLGGWLRALDTQFGPVLLHDGLLSRDGWVFLDDSTSQLLVDGHRVRRQPGGRQDGYLFGYGNEYPDVFADYRRVSGPPAFPPRAAFGLWFSRYHPYSDDDYRSRLLPAFDDERVPLSVLMVDTDYKAPHKWNGWNWRPELFPDPPGFLAWAHEQGLQVGLNVHPSIAAADPQYGPTVRHAGPLTPIAMPNLISLTSDPQAVVDQHFGFDWSVPAQLDAYLALHAPFEDDGADFWWLDWCCDGSTAGPPDGTSSGDAWINSRYGARSRARGSRWPVLSRAGGSWQDWAGARPGPWGEHRNTIHFTGDAVSSWEMLDFQTRFTVAEGNAGMPYVSHDVGGFQGPLDDVLYARWVQAGAFSPVMRLHSGTADRGDPRRLPWEFPQPVRGIAAEYMRARAALVPYLYTLGRRSADTGMPLARGMYLAWPGFEQAYSYDRQFMLGDDLLVAPVGVPGDPAVTRVWFPPGEWHDVFTGARHTGPVEKDLVVPLDRMPVFARAGAVLPLHPAGEAPVAGGPLLLRAFAGADGRASLYEDDSTPESAAAGGARADLVWSDGHRILAMGPRTGAAGGVATHRAVHVRVEGVPEPRAVTVGGAVVSRVASSGDDLGAGAAGFAHRGPAGPGTWTFAPGPGGRGTVHVHAGTIAAGDGVAVGLA, translated from the coding sequence GTGGAACCGATCGGCCGTCGCGGATTCCTGGGATACGCGCTGGCCGCGGCCGGTGCAGCCGGGGGAGCGGGCGCGCTCTCCGGCGTCGGCGCGGGTTCGGCGGCCGCGGGCGGAGTCCCTGACGGCACCGGTGCGGGCGAGCGGATCGGAAGGTCCGTCCGGGTGCAGGTGGTCTCACCCACCTGCGTGCGGCTCGAGTGTGCGCCCGACGGCCGGTTCGAGGACCGCGCCACCATGCTCGGCGCGCACCGCGTGCACGACGGCGCCGCATACGAGCGGGCCGACGCGCCGGGCCGGGTCACCCTCGACACCGGGCGCATCCGCCTGCACATCGACCCCGCCGCGAAGACGCTCGACGATGCCACTCTGCGCGCGCAGGTGCTGCGCGGCGACGCGTGGGCGGACGTGCATCCGCGCTGGGGGCGGCCGGGGTACACCGCGCCCCTCTCGGGGCTGGGCATGGCCGGCTATCTCGGCGGCGGCGTGCCCAAGACCGACGGCGCCCCCGCGACGCAGGGGAACCTGGGCGGCTGGCTGCGCGCGCTCGACACGCAGTTCGGCCCCGTACTGCTGCACGACGGTCTGCTCAGCCGCGACGGGTGGGTGTTCCTGGACGACTCGACGTCCCAGCTCCTCGTCGACGGGCACCGGGTGCGCAGGCAGCCCGGGGGCCGTCAGGACGGCTACCTGTTCGGCTACGGCAACGAGTACCCGGACGTCTTCGCCGACTACCGCCGCGTCTCCGGCCCGCCCGCCTTCCCGCCCCGGGCGGCCTTCGGGCTCTGGTTCTCCCGCTACCACCCGTACTCCGACGACGACTACCGCTCGCGGTTGCTGCCCGCCTTCGACGACGAGCGCGTGCCGCTGAGCGTGCTCATGGTGGACACCGACTACAAGGCGCCCCACAAGTGGAACGGCTGGAACTGGCGGCCCGAGCTGTTCCCGGACCCGCCCGGGTTCCTCGCCTGGGCGCACGAGCAGGGCTTGCAGGTGGGGCTCAACGTGCACCCGAGCATCGCCGCCGCCGATCCGCAGTACGGGCCGACGGTGCGGCACGCGGGGCCGCTGACGCCGATCGCCATGCCGAATCTCATCTCGCTCACCTCCGACCCGCAGGCGGTGGTCGACCAGCACTTCGGCTTCGACTGGTCGGTGCCCGCGCAGCTCGACGCCTACCTGGCGCTGCACGCGCCGTTCGAGGACGACGGCGCGGACTTCTGGTGGCTCGACTGGTGCTGCGACGGGTCGACGGCCGGACCGCCCGACGGCACGTCCTCCGGCGACGCCTGGATCAACTCCCGCTACGGCGCGCGCTCGCGGGCCCGCGGCAGCCGCTGGCCGGTGCTGTCCCGCGCGGGCGGATCGTGGCAGGACTGGGCCGGCGCCCGGCCCGGCCCGTGGGGCGAGCACCGCAACACGATCCACTTCACCGGCGACGCCGTCTCCTCGTGGGAGATGCTCGACTTCCAGACGCGGTTCACCGTGGCGGAGGGCAACGCGGGGATGCCCTACGTCTCCCACGACGTCGGCGGCTTCCAGGGGCCGCTCGACGACGTCCTTTACGCCCGGTGGGTGCAGGCGGGCGCCTTCTCCCCGGTGATGCGACTGCACTCGGGGACGGCGGACCGGGGCGATCCGCGCCGGCTGCCCTGGGAGTTCCCGCAACCCGTGCGCGGAATCGCGGCCGAGTACATGCGCGCCCGCGCGGCCCTCGTGCCGTACCTCTACACGCTGGGCCGCCGCAGCGCCGACACCGGCATGCCGCTGGCGCGCGGAATGTACCTGGCGTGGCCCGGATTCGAGCAGGCCTACTCCTACGACCGCCAGTTCATGCTGGGCGACGACCTGCTCGTGGCCCCCGTCGGCGTCCCCGGCGATCCTGCGGTCACGCGCGTGTGGTTCCCGCCCGGCGAGTGGCACGACGTGTTCACCGGCGCACGGCACACCGGACCCGTAGAGAAGGATCTCGTGGTCCCGCTGGACCGCATGCCTGTGTTCGCCCGCGCCGGGGCGGTGCTCCCGCTGCATCCGGCGGGCGAGGCACCCGTGGCGGGCGGGCCCCTGCTGCTGCGCGCCTTCGCGGGGGCCGACGGGCGCGCGTCGCTCTACGAGGACGATTCGACGCCGGAGTCCGCCGCGGCGGGCGGGGCGCGGGCCGACCTCGTCTGGTCCGACGGTCACCGTATCCTCGCGATGGGGCCGCGCACCGGTGCCGCGGGCGGCGTGGCGACGCACCGCGCGGTGCATGTGCGCGTCGAGGGAGTGCCGGAGCCGCGAGCCGTCACGGTGGGTGGTGCCGTGGTCTCCCGCGTGGCGTCGTCCGGTGACGACCTGGGCGCGGGTGCGGCGGGATTCGCCCACCGCGGTCCCGCCGGCCCCGGAACGTGGACGTTCGCCCCGGGCCCCGGCGGCCGCGGCACCGTCCACGTCCACGCGGGGACGATCGCGGCGGGCGACGGGGTGGCCGTGGGCCTGGCGTGA
- a CDS encoding TIGR02678 family protein yields the protein MAGSLTDALAQSRDDERRRAARAILRRPLLRADGPDAESFALVQRHSAHLRAWFHTHAGWSLLVTPELARLTKTMDADGPGAHTHPAVTARPRRPFTRRRYVLACLLLAVLSRADAQITLGGLADDVLLAAADPDLAATGLEFTLDSRAQRGDLAAAVRLLIEYGVLSRVAGDEDLFVEDTGDVLYDVHRRALAGMLASARGPSTIATAASSGPAERFAERLARLTFEPPAGSEQLGDERIRRWLTRRLLDDPVVYYDDLSPRARALLDGRRAALTGAVADLTGLVPEVRAEGIAMVDPDGTLTDVRMPEGGTDGHAALLLATHLATVDVPVQVAELESLIRSRAHGFAAQGFWRRGAAEPGADRIIVRTALDRLEALGLIRRGRGADGEPTVQPRPAIARYAVTAPAADGVMELPGPEDPDTANPEVEHSDAGHPGTALAVEDQPAEHSSRHTEEHAR from the coding sequence ATGGCAGGTTCACTGACCGATGCGCTGGCGCAGTCGCGCGACGACGAGCGCCGCCGGGCCGCGCGCGCGATCCTGCGGCGCCCGCTGCTGCGCGCCGACGGGCCGGACGCGGAATCGTTCGCGCTGGTGCAGCGCCACTCGGCGCACCTGCGCGCCTGGTTCCACACGCACGCCGGGTGGTCACTGCTCGTCACCCCGGAACTCGCACGGTTGACTAAGACGATGGACGCGGACGGCCCCGGCGCGCACACCCACCCCGCCGTCACCGCGCGCCCCCGCCGGCCGTTCACCCGCCGCCGGTACGTGCTCGCGTGCCTGCTGCTCGCGGTGCTCTCCCGCGCCGACGCCCAGATCACGCTCGGCGGACTCGCCGACGACGTGCTGCTGGCGGCCGCCGACCCGGATCTGGCGGCCACCGGCCTGGAGTTCACGTTGGACAGCCGGGCGCAACGCGGCGACCTGGCGGCGGCGGTGCGTCTGCTCATCGAGTACGGCGTGCTCAGCCGGGTGGCGGGCGACGAGGACCTGTTCGTCGAGGACACCGGCGACGTGCTCTACGACGTGCACCGGCGCGCACTGGCGGGGATGCTCGCGTCGGCGCGCGGGCCCTCGACGATCGCCACCGCTGCATCATCCGGCCCCGCCGAGCGCTTCGCCGAACGCCTGGCGCGGCTCACGTTCGAGCCGCCCGCGGGCTCGGAGCAGCTGGGCGACGAGCGCATCCGCCGGTGGCTGACGCGGCGACTGCTCGACGACCCGGTCGTCTACTACGACGACCTTTCCCCGCGGGCGCGCGCACTGCTGGACGGCCGGCGGGCCGCGTTGACCGGGGCTGTCGCCGACCTGACGGGGCTCGTCCCCGAGGTGCGGGCGGAGGGCATCGCGATGGTCGACCCGGACGGGACGCTCACCGACGTCCGCATGCCGGAGGGCGGCACCGACGGGCACGCGGCGCTGCTGCTGGCCACCCACCTCGCCACCGTCGACGTGCCCGTGCAGGTCGCGGAGCTCGAGTCGCTGATCCGGTCGCGCGCGCACGGATTCGCCGCACAAGGCTTTTGGCGCCGCGGCGCGGCGGAGCCGGGTGCGGACCGGATCATCGTGCGCACCGCGCTGGACCGCCTCGAGGCGCTGGGGCTGATCCGGCGCGGGCGCGGGGCCGACGGGGAGCCGACGGTGCAGCCGCGGCCCGCCATCGCCCGGTACGCCGTGACCGCGCCCGCCGCCGACGGCGTCATGGAGCTCCCCGGCCCTGAGGATCCCGACACCGCGAATCCTGAGGTCGAGCATTCCGACGCAGGGCACCCCGGCACTGCGCTCGCCGTCGAAGACCAGCCCGCAGAGCACTCGAGCAGACACACGGAGGAACACGCCCGGTGA
- a CDS encoding RES domain-containing protein — protein MSTLPPDGFATPMPPEPFAPLSESLPRGHRLHRVHSSVRTVAEFNCGFGSRTRFGFFGDPVVPVLYAADTAEAALAESLLHDIPAAGGLLPYSAYRDKVMGLVEVRRRLRLASLRGLGLRRLGVEARQVTDTAATEYPRTVAWAQAAHAAGFDGVAWTSRKCNDARAVVLFGDRCAGALRQDPSFGRMFQSGPGLDWLIEVCGPLRVDVLPPSGQ, from the coding sequence GTGAGCACACTCCCGCCCGACGGCTTCGCGACGCCGATGCCGCCGGAGCCGTTCGCGCCGCTCTCCGAGAGCCTGCCCCGGGGACACCGGCTCCACCGTGTACACAGCAGCGTGCGCACCGTCGCCGAGTTCAACTGCGGTTTCGGCAGCCGCACCCGTTTCGGGTTCTTCGGCGATCCCGTGGTGCCGGTGCTCTACGCCGCGGACACGGCGGAGGCCGCGCTCGCTGAATCTTTGCTGCACGACATCCCCGCGGCCGGTGGACTGCTCCCCTACTCGGCGTACCGCGACAAGGTGATGGGGCTCGTGGAGGTGCGGCGGCGCCTTCGGCTGGCGAGCCTGCGCGGGCTGGGGCTGCGCCGGCTCGGGGTGGAGGCCCGGCAGGTGACCGACACCGCCGCGACCGAGTACCCGCGGACCGTCGCCTGGGCACAGGCGGCGCACGCGGCGGGTTTCGACGGCGTCGCGTGGACGTCCCGCAAGTGCAACGACGCGCGCGCGGTCGTGCTCTTCGGCGACCGGTGCGCGGGCGCGCTGCGCCAGGACCCGTCCTTCGGGCGGATGTTCCAGAGCGGACCCGGCCTGGACTGGCTCATCGAGGTGTGCGGCCCGCTGCGCGTCGACGTGCTGCCGCCGTCGGGGCAGTGA
- a CDS encoding TIGR02677 family protein, with amino-acid sequence MDQADAPAETPRPFAHLQQPGAPLYRAIMGTFVQAKRRFIVHLRPEDIRAMLPDHGRTPAESPSLDGALASLEHWGNLRSDPDTSRVTSVEEFRRARYLYQMTDHGQAAEDALQTYEAALGRRGSLQSVALDDIAGRLRELHTLASSGTPEPGATHLALRTLVDRFEDLAANAQAFMSALARTIDVQDAEADAFVAYKERLIEYLERFIKDLVGTGAEIARLVEQIEDLGVDRLLRMAAERDTRDTAPGPADAGDTADAVLARSLALWRDRWQGFRAWFIGSAHHPSQAMVLRGQARSAIPRLLQVVSALHDRRSRRSDRAADFRALAQWFAEAPDEDAMHTLWRSAFGLQPSRHLGVDADTLEARAYDPVPPETPWADAPPLLISPRLRRTGSYERRGRPAQVLDRSLARRHLAERAAQEVRETARARARLATGGPVRLSDVGTLEPAEFRLFLGLLGDALAAKPLGARTVEVSTGDGAMAIRLSECDAAGPEAGESGAAMAEIRTPDGILRGPDHIVEIRDLTAAPTGVAGPVGDEAPLPEFARRGA; translated from the coding sequence ATGGACCAGGCGGACGCACCGGCCGAGACCCCCAGGCCGTTCGCTCACCTGCAACAGCCGGGAGCCCCGCTGTATCGCGCGATCATGGGCACGTTCGTGCAGGCCAAGCGCAGGTTCATCGTGCACCTGCGGCCGGAGGACATCCGCGCGATGCTCCCGGACCACGGCCGCACGCCCGCCGAAAGCCCGTCTCTCGACGGCGCCCTCGCCTCGCTGGAGCACTGGGGGAACCTGCGTTCGGACCCGGACACCAGCCGGGTGACCAGCGTCGAGGAGTTCCGGCGGGCCCGCTACCTGTACCAGATGACCGACCACGGCCAGGCCGCCGAGGACGCGCTGCAGACGTACGAGGCGGCGCTGGGCCGGCGCGGGTCCCTGCAGTCGGTGGCGCTCGACGATATCGCCGGACGCCTGCGCGAGCTGCACACGCTCGCGTCGTCCGGCACCCCGGAGCCGGGCGCCACCCACCTGGCGCTGCGCACGCTCGTCGATCGCTTCGAGGATCTGGCCGCCAACGCGCAGGCCTTCATGTCCGCCCTGGCCCGGACCATCGACGTGCAGGACGCCGAGGCCGACGCCTTCGTCGCCTACAAGGAACGCCTCATCGAATACCTCGAACGCTTCATCAAGGACTTGGTGGGCACCGGCGCGGAGATCGCGCGGCTCGTCGAACAGATCGAGGACCTGGGTGTGGACCGGCTGCTGCGGATGGCCGCCGAGCGCGACACGCGCGACACCGCCCCGGGCCCCGCCGACGCCGGCGACACCGCCGACGCGGTCCTGGCGCGCAGCCTCGCGCTCTGGCGCGACCGATGGCAGGGGTTCCGCGCCTGGTTCATCGGCAGCGCGCACCACCCCAGCCAGGCGATGGTGCTGCGCGGCCAGGCGCGTTCGGCGATCCCCCGTCTGCTGCAGGTGGTCTCGGCCCTGCACGACCGGCGTTCGAGGCGCTCCGATCGCGCCGCAGACTTCCGCGCCCTCGCGCAGTGGTTCGCCGAGGCGCCGGACGAGGACGCGATGCACACGCTCTGGCGGTCCGCATTCGGCTTGCAGCCGTCCCGGCACCTCGGCGTGGACGCCGACACCCTCGAGGCGCGCGCCTACGACCCGGTCCCCCCGGAGACGCCGTGGGCCGACGCGCCGCCGCTGCTCATCAGCCCACGCCTGCGCCGCACCGGCAGCTACGAACGCCGCGGGCGGCCCGCCCAGGTGCTCGACCGTTCCCTCGCGCGTCGGCATCTGGCCGAGCGCGCGGCCCAGGAGGTGCGGGAGACGGCGCGCGCACGGGCACGGCTCGCCACCGGCGGGCCCGTGCGGCTGTCGGACGTGGGCACGCTGGAGCCGGCCGAGTTCCGGTTGTTCCTGGGGCTGCTCGGCGATGCGCTCGCCGCCAAGCCGCTCGGCGCGCGCACGGTGGAGGTGAGCACCGGCGACGGCGCCATGGCGATCCGGCTGAGCGAATGCGATGCCGCCGGGCCCGAGGCAGGCGAGTCCGGCGCTGCGATGGCCGAGATCCGCACCCCCGACGGGATCCTGCGCGGGCCGGACCACATCGTCGAAATCCGCGACCTCACCGCCGCGCCCACCGGCGTTGCCGGCCCTGTGGGAGACGAAGCCCCGCTCCCCGAGTTCGCCCGCCGGGGCGCCTGA
- a CDS encoding TIGR02680 family protein has translation MSTHTSTTAADALPVPARGRWQPLRAGLVDLFYYDREEFWFRDGRLLLRGNNGTGKSKVLALMLPFLLDADLSAHRVEPDADPKKRMEWNLLLGGAYDHSERLGYTWLEFGRVDDDGTAHYCTIGAGLKAVEGRGMLPPWFFVTPQRIGAGLELVDHSRTVLTKDRLSAALDGHGTRFDRAGEYRRAVDEALFGLGAQRYGALVDLLVQLRQPQLSKRPSEKALSAALTEALPPLDPALLSVAAESFRSLQEDREELDGLRESQSATARFVGVYGAYARVAARRQAAGPLAAQGRSRQLEQQLLDAQTQYTDAEGQAEGARDRIAEAGDRIATLRTQDAALRDSTAMDAARELDAARAAAREREADADRIAGEARQSEATRDRLADRAAAANDALAEAQQRLHGARARASERAGAAGLADGAHEADEAQRRVDAQLRALDRVRALADDAALGERALADARRRLDDVASRADAAESRIASARRAVEEEAESFTDSVRTHLSTTRELQVADPAALFAELADWCGSPSGRGPVAPHLDAAESRAREQLTARRAGLSAELSGRRTRRAAWEDELVSAESGEDAVPPVPYTRHRSPGAGADTGAPLWRVTDFAPHVTDAERAGIEAALEASGILDARIDSDGGVTHPSAGELILAPEAAPEAGPSAPGAHTLAAVLVPAADPEDTAAAALPTDAITVVLGSIGLGPDSGRACWVAPDGRFRMGVLAGAWSKPGAQYIGRGAREQARRARLQRLTGEIAEIDAQSATLGEQDSVLAQRLTTLSAERAGAPSDDAVRSARHAVVALQNELRRLHEERDTAADAVEEAAAEHRTAAESLHEDAADTGLPAAPADLDRIRDALGDYRVALADLWPAAAAATAAKEAYAQARDDLGRSEEARAAATERMDDAHAAAERARVRYQTLRESVSSDVDELHEQLESVQRLIAAAEAEQHDARRDERAALEARGKADGRRQELAVEDEAARAALAAAADGFRRFAASGLLDLALAAGSGDHGTAGDAQSGAPTAPTDHSTDGVVAFARAVDRALAGVDAGDAAWRRTRQRVTDEHKALEDVLGRRGDSSSMRMVDDAAVVVDVTFRGRPAPVADLDVMLAAEVAEHERLLTAREREILENHLLGEISTTMQELISGAEAQVARMNDELASRPTSTGMRLRLDWQPREDGPAGLAEARRMLRRSIDGWSEEDREAVGGFLQRRIHEVRARDAGGTWLENLGEALDYRTWFRFVIERHQNGKWRPATGPASGGESALVVSVPLFAAASAHYSSAGNPHAPRLVMLDEAFAGVDDNARAKYLGLLASFDMDVVMTSEREWGCYAEVPGIAIAQLARTDGVEAVLVTRWEWDGARKLHAPVPVRADAAAPPPPGQDGLWE, from the coding sequence GTGAGCACGCACACGAGCACGACCGCCGCCGACGCGCTGCCCGTGCCCGCCCGGGGCCGCTGGCAACCGCTGCGCGCCGGCCTGGTGGACCTGTTCTACTACGACCGCGAGGAGTTCTGGTTCCGCGACGGGCGCCTGCTGCTGCGCGGCAACAACGGCACCGGCAAGTCCAAGGTGCTGGCGCTCATGCTCCCGTTCCTGCTGGACGCCGACCTGTCGGCGCACCGCGTGGAGCCGGACGCCGATCCGAAGAAGCGCATGGAGTGGAACCTGTTGCTGGGCGGCGCCTACGACCATTCCGAGCGCCTGGGCTACACCTGGCTGGAGTTCGGCCGGGTCGACGACGACGGCACCGCGCACTACTGCACCATCGGCGCCGGGCTCAAGGCGGTGGAGGGACGCGGCATGCTGCCGCCGTGGTTCTTCGTCACCCCGCAGCGCATCGGGGCGGGCCTCGAGCTGGTCGACCACTCGCGCACCGTGCTCACCAAGGACCGGCTGTCGGCCGCGCTGGACGGGCACGGCACCCGCTTCGACCGCGCGGGCGAGTACCGGCGTGCCGTCGACGAGGCGCTGTTCGGCCTGGGCGCCCAGCGCTACGGCGCCCTCGTCGACCTGCTGGTGCAACTGCGCCAGCCGCAGCTGTCCAAGCGGCCCAGCGAGAAGGCACTGTCCGCGGCGCTGACCGAGGCGCTGCCGCCCCTGGATCCGGCGCTGCTGTCGGTGGCGGCCGAGTCGTTCCGCAGCCTGCAGGAGGACCGCGAGGAGCTCGACGGCCTGCGCGAATCGCAGAGCGCCACCGCGCGTTTCGTCGGCGTCTACGGTGCGTACGCACGGGTGGCGGCGCGCCGCCAGGCCGCCGGACCGCTCGCCGCGCAGGGCAGGTCCCGGCAGCTCGAGCAGCAGCTCCTCGACGCACAGACCCAATACACCGACGCGGAGGGGCAGGCCGAGGGGGCGCGCGACCGCATCGCCGAGGCGGGCGACCGGATCGCGACGCTGCGCACGCAGGACGCGGCGCTGCGCGACAGCACTGCCATGGACGCCGCGCGCGAGCTCGATGCGGCCCGTGCGGCGGCGCGCGAACGGGAGGCCGACGCCGACCGCATCGCCGGCGAAGCCCGGCAGTCGGAGGCGACGCGCGACCGGCTGGCCGACCGCGCCGCCGCGGCCAACGACGCGCTGGCCGAGGCGCAGCAGCGCCTGCACGGTGCGCGGGCGCGCGCCTCGGAACGGGCGGGGGCCGCCGGCCTGGCCGACGGCGCGCACGAGGCGGACGAGGCGCAGCGGCGGGTCGACGCCCAGCTGCGCGCCCTGGACCGGGTGCGCGCGCTCGCCGACGACGCCGCCCTGGGCGAACGGGCGTTGGCCGACGCGCGGCGGCGGCTCGACGACGTCGCCTCGCGCGCCGACGCGGCCGAGTCGCGGATCGCCTCCGCGCGCCGCGCCGTCGAGGAAGAGGCCGAGTCGTTCACCGACTCGGTGCGCACCCACCTTTCCACGACACGCGAACTGCAGGTGGCGGACCCGGCGGCGCTGTTCGCCGAGCTGGCCGACTGGTGCGGCTCCCCCTCGGGGCGCGGGCCCGTCGCCCCCCACCTCGACGCCGCGGAGTCTCGCGCCCGTGAGCAGCTCACCGCCCGCCGCGCCGGGCTGTCGGCGGAACTGTCGGGGCGGCGCACCCGCCGGGCGGCGTGGGAGGACGAGCTCGTCTCCGCCGAGTCCGGCGAGGACGCGGTGCCGCCGGTGCCGTACACCCGCCACCGGTCCCCCGGCGCCGGAGCGGACACGGGGGCCCCGTTGTGGCGGGTGACGGACTTCGCCCCGCACGTCACCGACGCCGAGCGGGCGGGCATCGAGGCCGCGCTCGAGGCGTCGGGGATCCTCGACGCCCGCATCGACTCCGACGGCGGCGTCACACACCCGTCGGCCGGTGAGCTGATCCTCGCTCCCGAGGCCGCGCCCGAGGCCGGCCCCTCTGCGCCGGGGGCGCACACCCTCGCGGCGGTGCTCGTCCCTGCGGCGGACCCCGAGGACACGGCCGCGGCCGCGCTGCCGACGGACGCGATCACGGTGGTGCTCGGCAGCATCGGCCTGGGTCCCGACAGCGGCCGCGCGTGCTGGGTGGCGCCCGACGGCCGGTTCCGCATGGGTGTACTCGCCGGCGCCTGGTCCAAGCCCGGCGCCCAGTACATCGGGCGCGGAGCCCGCGAGCAGGCGCGTCGGGCCCGGCTGCAGCGGTTGACCGGGGAGATCGCGGAGATCGACGCGCAGTCGGCCACCCTGGGCGAGCAGGATTCCGTTCTCGCCCAGCGCCTCACAACCCTCTCGGCGGAGCGCGCGGGTGCGCCGTCGGACGACGCGGTGCGCAGCGCCCGCCACGCGGTGGTGGCGTTGCAGAACGAGCTGCGCCGCCTGCACGAGGAGCGCGACACCGCCGCCGACGCCGTCGAGGAGGCCGCGGCGGAGCACCGGACCGCGGCGGAGTCGCTCCACGAGGACGCGGCCGACACCGGGCTGCCCGCGGCGCCGGCGGATCTCGACCGTATCCGCGACGCGCTCGGCGACTACCGCGTCGCGCTGGCCGATTTGTGGCCCGCGGCCGCGGCGGCGACCGCGGCGAAGGAGGCGTACGCCCAGGCCCGGGACGACCTGGGCCGCAGCGAGGAGGCGCGCGCCGCCGCCACCGAGCGGATGGACGACGCCCACGCGGCCGCCGAGCGGGCCCGGGTGCGGTATCAGACGCTGCGCGAGTCGGTCAGCTCGGACGTGGACGAACTGCACGAGCAGCTCGAATCCGTCCAGCGCCTCATCGCCGCGGCGGAGGCGGAGCAGCACGATGCGCGGCGCGATGAACGCGCGGCGCTGGAGGCCCGCGGCAAGGCGGACGGCCGCCGCCAGGAGCTCGCCGTCGAGGACGAGGCGGCGCGGGCCGCGCTCGCGGCGGCGGCGGACGGGTTCCGCCGGTTCGCCGCCTCGGGGCTGCTGGACCTGGCCCTGGCCGCCGGCTCCGGGGACCACGGCACGGCCGGCGATGCGCAGTCCGGTGCTCCCACTGCGCCGACGGATCACTCCACGGACGGGGTCGTCGCGTTCGCCCGCGCCGTCGACCGCGCGCTGGCCGGCGTCGACGCCGGCGACGCCGCGTGGCGGCGCACGCGTCAGCGGGTGACCGACGAGCACAAGGCCCTCGAAGACGTGCTGGGCCGGCGGGGCGACTCGTCGTCGATGCGGATGGTCGACGATGCGGCCGTCGTCGTCGATGTGACGTTCCGGGGACGCCCCGCGCCCGTCGCCGATCTCGACGTCATGCTCGCCGCCGAGGTCGCCGAACACGAGCGGCTCCTCACTGCGCGCGAACGCGAGATCCTGGAGAACCATCTGCTGGGCGAGATCTCGACCACCATGCAGGAGCTCATCTCCGGCGCCGAGGCGCAGGTGGCGCGGATGAACGACGAGCTGGCGTCGCGACCCACGAGCACCGGCATGCGTCTGCGCCTGGACTGGCAGCCGCGCGAGGACGGCCCGGCGGGGCTCGCCGAGGCGCGGCGGATGCTGCGCCGGAGCATCGACGGCTGGTCCGAGGAGGACCGCGAGGCGGTCGGCGGATTCCTGCAGCGGCGGATCCACGAGGTGCGGGCCCGCGACGCGGGCGGCACGTGGCTGGAGAACCTCGGCGAGGCGCTCGACTACCGCACGTGGTTCCGGTTCGTCATCGAACGGCACCAGAACGGCAAATGGCGCCCGGCCACCGGGCCCGCCTCGGGCGGCGAGTCGGCGCTGGTGGTGAGCGTGCCGTTGTTCGCGGCCGCGTCCGCCCACTACAGCTCGGCGGGCAATCCGCACGCGCCCCGGCTGGTGATGCTCGACGAGGCGTTCGCCGGCGTCGACGACAACGCGCGGGCGAAGTACCTGGGCCTGCTGGCGTCGTTCGACATGGACGTGGTGATGACGAGCGAGCGCGAGTGGGGCTGCTACGCGGAGGTGCCCGGCATCGCCATCGCCCAGCTGGCGCGCACGGACGGCGTGGAGGCGGTGCTCGTGACCCGGTGGGAGTGGGACGGCGCGCGCAAACTGCATGCGCCCGTGCCGGTCCGCGCCGACGCCGCCGCACCCCCGCCCCCGGGTCAGGACGGGCTCTGGGAGTAG